One Primulina huaijiensis isolate GDHJ02 chromosome 8, ASM1229523v2, whole genome shotgun sequence genomic region harbors:
- the LOC140983369 gene encoding protein terminal ear1 homolog, whose amino-acid sequence MNEAGFRGFTAHHLDPGAQEFFPAIGVRAFPPQVYCTYPPPVYENMGYLPLPFASAPAYVSVPSYPPPPVSLPPSLATPSRTLLLSLVPPCVTESTVRRELEVFGDVRSVEMERRREGLVTVHFYDVRDAEAALVAIHDQHMQQQCRLGRHYEAVLNNPMGFVAVPQPLPPPAALGLISGQVVWAQFSTPVTSSLPDGNNQGTLVIFNVDPVVSPTYLRHIFEAFGPIKELRETPRNRNQRFVEFYDVRNAAKAMATMNGKEICGQQIVIESSRHGGQIKKFSKCRPQNGLINSSTNNHTSSRNLLPSSSPSTPPPPPTQRRFSARFAPPRNYQSKVTPGGSKSSRGSSLHGSMANICIGECDPESSSIKSKYKKNISCAGGGGNSKPEKGGCKPWKGGEGGGWKQGKDYDPRFLIKEEAIMESNYSDSRTTVMIKNIPNKYSQKLLLNMLDNHCIHCNEQITDGDDQPLSSYDFVYLPIDFINKCNVGYGFVNMTSPEAALRLYKAFHHQSWEVFNSRKICDVTYARLQGLEALREHFKNSKFPQDAEDYMPVVFMPPRDGQRLTEPVPIIVHTAGYPTTAPPSTPSTSLSSSKHDESEEPSTGWNGYGSSYEDEDVGEGGSSNLGGEQ is encoded by the exons ATGAACGAAGCCGGTTTCCGGGGTTTTACGGCGCACCACCTGGACCCCGGTGCTCAAGAGTTTTTCCCGGCCATCGGGGTACGTGCTTTTCCACCCCAAGTTTACTGCACTTACCCGCCTCCGGTGTACGAAAACATGGGATACCTGCCGTTACCGTTTGCTTCGGCACCTGCGTATGTTAGCGTGCCTTCCTATCCACCACCGCCGGTTTCTTTGCCTCCTTCCTTAGCCACGCCGTCCAGAACTCTGCTCCTGAGCTTGGTGCCCCCTTGCGTGACTGAATCAACGGTACGGCGTGAACTAGAAGTCTTCGGCGACGTGAGGTCGGTGGAGATGGAGCGGCGGCGTGAGGGCTTGGTGACCGTCCATTTCTACGATGTGAGAGATGCGGAGGCGGCTTTGGTGGCGATTCATGATCAGCACATGCAGCAACAATGTAGGCTGGGGCGCCACTACGAAGCCGTGCTGAACAATCCTATGGGTTTTGTGGCGGTTCCGCAGCCGTTGCCACCTCCGGCTGCGCTTGGCCTAATTTCAGGACAAGTCGTGTGGGCCCAGTTTTCCACTCCAGTAACTTCGTCTCTTCCCGATGGAAACAATCAAGGCACACTTGTTATATTCAATGTCGATCCCGTCGTTTCGCCTACTTATCTCCGACATATTTTCGAAGCCTTTG GGCCCATCAAGGAACTGAGAGAGACGCCAAGGAATAGGAACCAAAGGTTCGTGGAGTTCTATGATGTTCGAAATGCCGCAAAAGCAATGGCAACTATGAATGGAAAAGAAATTTGTGGCCAACAAATTGTTATTGAATCAAGTCGGCATGGTGGCCAGATCAAGAAATTTTCCAAGTGCCGTCCTCAAAATGGATTGATCAATTCTTCAACCAATAACCACACGTCATCAAGAAACTTGCTGCCATCGTCGTCCCCGTCAACTCCCCCTCCGCCGCCCACACAGCGGAGATTCTCCGCCCGGTTTGCACCACCGCGTAATTACCAGTCTAAAGTAACCCCGGGCGGGAGCAAGAGTTCCCGTGGATCATCACTTCATGGATCAATGGCCAACATTTGCATTGGTGAATGTGATCCGGAGAGTTCAAGCATAAAATCCAAGTACAAGAAAAATATATCCTGTGCTGGTGGTGGAGGGAATTCCAAGCCGGAAAAGGGCGGCTGCAAGCCGTGGAAGGGCGGCGAAGGCGGCGGCTGGAAACAGGGAAAAGACTACGATCCTCGTTTCCTGATAAAAGAGGAAGCAATAATGGAATCGAACTATAGTGATTCTAGAACTACGGTCATGATCAAAAACATCCCCAACAAGTACAG TCAAAAGCTGCTGCTGAACATGCTGGACAATCACTGCATTCACTGTAATGAGCAGATTACCGACGGCGATGATCAGCCGTTGTCCTCGTACGATTTCGTCTATCTGCCTATCGATTTCAT CAACAAATGCAATGTGGGATATGGGTTCGTGAACATGACTTCCCCGGAGGCAGCACTGAGACTGTACAAGGCATTTCATCATCAAAGCTGGGAAGTCTTCAATTCCAGGAAAATTTGTGATGTCACCTACGCAAGATTACAG GGGTTGGAAGCATTAAGAGAACACTTCAAGAATTCAAAGTTCCCCCAAGATGCGGAGGATTACATGCCAGTGGTGTTCATGCCGCCTAGGGACGGGCAGAGATTGACAGAACCGGTGCCAATAATTGTACATACCGCCGGATACCCAACAACAGCTCCTCCCTCTACACCGTCTACTTCCCTCAGCAGTTCAAAGCATGATGAGTCAGAAGAACCATCCACTGGATGGAATGGCTATGGAAGCTCCTACGAGGACGAGGACGTGGGCGAGGGCGGCAGCAGCAATCTTGGTGGAGAACAATGA